The genomic window TCCACatgaaaactgtattttaagTGGATAGAACTAAGATTTTCCCGCACACAGGTCATTGTTTACATGTAAACACAGCTTTTGGGAAACAAAGGTGCCACAAGTTACTTTGCATGAAGCATCTTTCCCCGTTGAGGGGATGACAGAGGATTATCTAATCTTATGCCTACTGTTGCTTTATGTTATGACTAAGCACCAGAAACATCAATAGCGGCTACACACTGTTCAACAGGATAATAAGTCCACTGAGCATCCTCGCAATGTTCTCCTCTGGGATTTGAGAGATTGTTGATATTGACTTTATCAGCACCTACTGGCCAAACAtgcttgtttgagtgttttcaaCAGCAACAGTTGACCAAAGGTTTTATTAAgtagatgaaaaacaaaaaaatatctaacAGATGATGATTCAGATCAGTTGTCTGGGcagatctcttttttttttttacactacTCATGTCTGTAATCGGGGGAAACAAGCAGTAACCACGcgtgtcaggaacatgtgacaTAAACTCAGTGCAGCTTACATTAACTGCTTCTGGATAAGGACAGACAAAAAACGATGCCTGTCAAGTTCTGGTCAGACTCAGATAGTTACAgaagttttttaaatcatgtacGATATAACAATTTCGTTCAGACTTAGTGGTGAATGATCAAAGCTGGTTGAAGAGTAATTTAAAGCTGAATAGAAGTGAACGCTCTATTTGAAGACTTATATTAACAATGAAAATCGTGAAGGGgtaaaattataataacaaaagaTTTTAAGATGGAACTTTCCTTTCAGTTGAAAACAGATGGCAGTTAATTCATTATTACATCACTGagtcaaataaaacacttttatcAGGAGCAGAATCCAGGCGATCCCTACATTAAACAGGAAACCCTCTCACTCCATTACACACCTACAGTACGTCTACAACGAGTTCTGCTTCAGCTCTACTACACTGGACTCGATGTTCACAGCAGACACTGGAGAAGCATAATTCCATAATCTGTGGTTGCTGCTCCTGAGGTTAGAGTCTGACACACGGCATCTACAcagcggaggaggaaggaggagctgGTGCTTATTGTAATACACATTTTCCATGGGAGTCATTTTGAACTGGACAAGTGGGTAAACAGAGGTGTTGTTAAACATCTGTCTGGAAAACCAGCACCACCTAGTGGCCGCACGTGAGCTGAGGTTTGTTCATGAGCTTCAGTCAAAGCGTTAGCTCGGCATTAGCCTCCTGCTGCTAATGTTAGCTCGTGTGAGGCGCTGCGGTAACAACCGGAGCCCATGAGTGAACCGGAAGAAGCCGCTGCTAACTCACGTCACGGTAAACTCACTGCGAAGGAGACTGGTGCGTTAAACGCTCAATGAAACTTacttgtctttctctgtgtctttctcgtCGCTGACATACTGATGTACGTCATGACGTAAACAGGACGCCGCATGGCACACTCGGATTGCACTTCCCTTGAGGGCCACATGAGTGCGCTGTTGTTcaggaaaaatatataaaaatcttTCCTATATAGACCGTATACAAAGTGGTATCAAATGATATACGTTTAATATTTAGCTTTCCACATCAATATGTATaatgatttatgatttatgataAATGATTAATATTATAGAAATAAAAGTGTATAaaatgttagggttagtttAAATTATTGTCACCCCCTGTCAAGGTTCAAGATAATTTTGTTGAAGCAAGCCTGCAGATGCCAATTAATACACAGAATAAATTATTATTGCATATGAAGGGAGTATTATTCTAACGCTAATAGAATAAATAGATATTGCACACGTAgtaaaaacaatacatattGCACATAAGGAATTGGGATGAATGTGGATGAATGTTTTAGGTTGGACACTGAAATGGACGGATGCtgatgtgcttttatttttcaacaatttTGAATGCAGTGCTGTTATTCAAgtgtttacccagagttcagtgcttcaacttgtctgtatttatttatttagttcaaCAGAGTAGTGAAAGCAGCAGAGGTTCAGATGTCCTGACTTTTTGTCacatatgttttcatctcttcaACCCTGACATCATTAGAATTCAATTTTAGATTCACAAACCTTTTTTCAGAAGCGGTCTTTTGAAACCTGAAAGATTCATTGGTTGATAAGTAGTCCACAGGCTGATGGTGTTGCCTGAtattaaccacacacacaaatacacacacaaatacacccattcacacaaacatcaacAGAGTAGCTATCAAAGCTATCAAGCCACAGcatcccccctctcctcctccgtgcaCTGTACATCCTCTGCTGCAACCACACAGCCGTGCACAGGGCCGGGCACATTTGCAGATGCACACGACGGAGGtaagaggaagggagaggggggggagtcAGCTTGAAAACGCTTCCCACAATGACGAAGACGTAAAGTTGCGAGGACTGAAACAATAGTCAGAAATGAGAAGGGGAGAGTGCGCCTGAATCCGTGGGAACCGTGTTGGACCTGCGTCAAATGCAGAACCAAGACCCCCCCCACTGACCTTGACTCACCTCCAGTAGTTCACCGCCCCTCATTTCAAGGGACAAgacacaagagagaaagaggaagcagCATTTTGAGTTATAGCATGTAGTTCTCTATAATGATGCTTATTTGGAAGCTGACAGCCGGCTTCACCAGAGTTCCCAGCATGAGGCCTCACCCCTGGTGCACCGTCCTGCACGTGTCCCTCTGGGCAGCGCTGGTTCTCACCTTAACCACTGACAGTAAGtgattttttgtgtttctcgTGCTGTCTCAGGATTTCTTTGGCGCTGCTTTTCCTTCCTTCTCGATTATAAACAGTCCGCTTGTTTTATTCTCTCTGGAGAGCTTTGTAATCCAAATCCTTTCCAAAAGGGTCGGAGACCAGATTTCTCTTAATGTCGTGAActtagaaaaacaaagtttGATCTATTTGCCAAACTCCATCTTTGGAGTTAATGTCCAAACTGATATCAGTAATCAGAGTAGATTTGTTTATGATACAATTTGGAGCATGATTCTGCCTCAAGCATCAAAGGcacaacttttgtttttaaatagggGAATTCTATAACGATCGTATGTTGAActgagaaatgtaaaaatccccaaaaaacaGTTTCAGGGGCAAAAAAACCTCCATTTCAGTCTCAACAGGAGGTTGTTTTTACATGTGTGGGCGCTTGATGGAAACAATTAGAGATTTTCTCTCCAACTttaagaaaggaaaagaaattTCCAAAACCAAGGCCCATAAGGTTATTTTCAAATGGAACTCATCATGTTCAAAGTGTTGATTACAAGGGAAGTAATACTTTTAGAGTTTTATCCTCTTGCAACGTGTACTACCTGCAtgattttcctcttttaaaaccAGTGATGACTTTGTGAATTAATTGagttttattcatgtatttatacACAGTCGATGGGCATAAAGATTCTTATCGTGGTCTGTGGGCAGGATGTGTATTATTTGATGGTGACCCACTGTGGGCAAGtgattatttcttcttctcatatgtttattcatatcGGAAATTGACAAAATATATcagcataaaataaaatacaaattgctCAGTCTATGGGTGAAACTGATCTATGTGGGTATAAAGTTCCTCATGAAACATAATGTTCACTTTCAGTTCCTTCAACCAAAGCAAATTTTCTTCAGAAATTCAAATGTCATTGTCAAGGGACATAACAAACATAGCAGCTGTCATTGACCCTTGGTTATAAAATGTGTTCTGTAAGaatctataatttatttatttgtaatctGCTCgtattgttattttcttctgcAGGTGAAGACTCAGAGTGTATCCCTTATCTCAAAGTACGCCGGCACACAACCTACGAGACCTCACATGGACGAGAACTTATCATTAACTGCCCAGTAGAGCTCTGCAATAAGTCAGTACCAACAGTGATCTGGTTCAAGCAGCTGAATGGAACTTATAAACCAATCAGTATCGGAAGTAGCAGTCACATTAGAACAGAGTGGAAAGAGGTGAACCATGAGTGGGCATCGCTTTTGATTTTCCAAAAAATACTCAGCAACGACTCAGGTCTGTATCAGTGTCAAATGAAATATGATGTGAGTCACGGCATCAGAGTCTCTGTCCACGGTGAGTGTGACTTAAGAaacctgtgtttaatttaagataagataaaaacaaggaaagatAAGTTAGGACACAACTCCACACAAAAAGATAAGAATACGAtacgataagataagatgaactttattgatcccacgcAAGGGAAATTCTCTTGATCACACCacataaaatgaaatcaagGTTCATAATATAGACTTTTTACTGTTATATATTTGGAGAGAAAGGTATTTGAGTATTGTGATTTGTGCATTTTGTAAATggagattaaataaatacatttataaacatgttCAGTTATACATATCGTGAAGCTTATTTTTCTAATAACCGCTATTGTATAATAAAAGAACATGAGCACTACTAGGTTTGGACCCAGaatgtaaaatatgtaattttttgATGaaattcatataataataaacacaatagCGCTGTGTTGTTTTGTAGGTGGTGATCAAAATACAACGAAGAATAACACAAGTAAGGCTGAACTTTCTCTGAATCATGAAACAgttcaaacactgaaacactgtaGTTGATATGAATTCCTTCCTGTTACTTAAAGTTCCCAAAACTTCTGACCCAGAGGCCTTAGAACCTTTGTGGATGTACATGTCCTGTGCTGCTGGGATCGTGGGATTCGTCACCGTAGTGATAGTTATAACTGTCGGATCAATGCAATGTTGCAAAGGTAAGCTTAATAATGGCACCATGTTATACAAATCAATGAGTCGGAAAAAAATAACCATTCGTCAAAACCCTGCAGGGAAATCAAAGAAAGGGACACAAGGTGAATGTCAGGTAAGAGGAGttcattttaaacttaaatCCACCTCATCCCATTTTAAGTTCTTCAAACTATGCAATGTGATATTCTCTCTTGGGTGTGTGCAGTACGCGACGATCCACATGGCCGAGAGGCCCCTCTCATGTGGCGGCCCCCCGCCCGGGCCGAGAGCGAGCCCCTCTGCCCCCCCATCGCGTTTATCTGCGCCCAACGAGTTGACGTCACCAGGACCTCTCGTTTACAGccaggtgaagggagacaaCAAGAGAACGAGGGGAGCGGCGGAGGACGGGAGTGGCGTCGTGTACGCAGCACTcaaccatcagctgccaccaggGGCCGCCGCTCGGCCCCGGAGGTCGGAGGAGTGTTCGGAATACGCAGCTATTCGAGTGGCGTCAACACGCATCAACCACCGGTGACGTGATGTCAGTCCTGATGTGTGCTAGAGTGAATTTGGCAGAAGATAGCAGAACGTTTCAAACTGGAGCTTCAACGACAGCAAGGACACAAGGATGTTGTTCCATGTCCAGGATGTTGTGTATCCTCCTCTGCACATACACAGGTCTTCTCTCTGCTCAAGATGAGGTTTGTTATTCTGGGATCGTTGTCTGTTCATCATGAACTAATGCGAACAACACAAGAGCAGAACTGAGGGAACTGTCAGCGAGTGCATTTGGTTGTTTCTCTTCCTGCCGACCACATCTCACATCTCAGTATCACTCAAAGTCAGAGGAACTTGAGAATAGAGGTTGTGGAATTTCCCTGTGAGCATTTTACTGATGTAAGTTTGATGATTAGTGATTCTGTGATTCACTAAACGAGTGTGGAGGaaagaaataatacattttagagtggcaattattattattccccTTTGTTGCATTTTTACCTTTATTGACAGAATAGAGAATGGAGAAGAGAAACAGCAACTGGTCGAGTAGGAACTGAACCTGTGACTTAAACCTCCAGATGAAACATCTTACTTTTGCCCAGAACCTACAGAGGCCACTTTTCTGAGATATTTACATTCCATAAAAAAGAACATTTCCTAAAAATCTTCAGTCGGAGCCGGAGGCCGAGAGCTGAATGTCACAGACACGATGAGAAGTCCTAAACGGATTGTTACACACTGTTGCAAACTGTCTACAACTGGTGTGGTTTTGTGTGCGATCCTGCTTTGCGATGTTTGTTTAAACTTCACTTTCACAACCTGAGATAACAGTTTTGCTTCCATGAGTTTTCATCCTGGGTCAAGTCGACTGTATGAATGTAAACATGAGCTTTTGTAATCCTTCAGGAAAAACTTGTTGATTGTCTGtaacttcaaaataagagaatgtaataataatttgaaGTTTTTGTGCAatcatataatataatgtgtgtcCACGGCTGTTTTTATGTGAAGTTTTCTTTGAAACTGTTCACAGGAAGCAGAACTCAAAATTCACCGAAAAGTTTCACATCTATCAAGGTTGAAAAAgatgtgtgcgtgagtgtgtgtgtgtgtgtgtctgtttgtgtgtgcctgtgcagtGTCTGTGCATAAACAGTAAAACAgcttttccttcctccctttttaAAAGTCCAGCTAGAATACAActgctcctttttttgtttttacagcacaGAGCATCTTCAGTTTGATGACCACAGTGTTAAAACCCTATGCAACTTCTTCTGTGATCTGTtatcatatttgatcattttccGTTTGCAGGTGAGGATCCTGACAAAGTGAACTGCAACACACACTATGAATTTATCAAAGACTGGAACATAACACTGATATGTCACATTCTTTCTGATATGTCAAATAAGTCAATAGCCTCCTGAAGGATTGTACTTTGTCCTGTGTTCATTTAAGCTTCTTCATAAAGGCCTGGTCACTGTCATGAATGATGGTGAATCTGACACTTGGCTTCCTGTAAATCAAAGTGTGCAATTGATCACATGAGAAAGTGCTattgtttgatgtgtgtgtgtgtgtgcgtgtttgtgtgtttgcatgcaacACATTTACTGGTTCATAGTTTTCTTTCCTGTTCAGGAATGTAATTTATGTTCACACATCAGGTACCAATTCCTCTTATAAAGATgattgcttgtgtgtgtgtttgtgtgcgtgtgtgtgtttgtgtgtgtgtgtgtgtgtgtgtgtgtgtgtgcgtgtgtgtttttaccgCTCTTCTTCTCTGGACACGGTGTTTGGTGCTTTCGGGAGCAGACAGCCGGTCGTCTGACGAACAGGAAGCAGAAATAAAACCACAAGTCACGTAACCACATGCACAAACCTGTGAAGGGAAGGGATGGAGGTTACGTTACAGTTGAAGATGTATAATTAGAAAAAAGAATCAGACTCGACCTCTGACATCCTCCGGCTGTTAAAGATATTGTGTgtctcaattttttttctcaactcTACATAATTTTATAAGCAAATGgcaacaataaaatgtatcattgtagcatatattgatttaaaatatcaacTTAAATCTTGGCAGGGCAAATTGAGGGCTatcaaaaaatatacaaaacacacacatgcttaaCATTACAAAAACATTGATGAGGTGGTAAAAATGACCTCACCTTTTACCTGCAGGAGTTTagagcagagacacaggtgGAAGGGAAGGCGTCACATGATCATCCCCCTTCCACCTTGAATCCAGGAAACGACACTTTCTAGTTGAGACAGAAAAACCTCAGCACCTTGAAAACCAGGAACCTCCTcaatgaagaggatgatgatgatgatgatgatgatgatgatgatgatagttGACCCCTTTACTTTCAGAGTGTGATTCTGCTGCAGAACAACCACAGTGACCTTggttatgtatttatatatctttGATTGCGGACTGTGTAAACGACTACAAGCGAGCTGCAGCATGTGTAAGTGGCTGAGTGTGGCCTGTGGGATGTGATACCTCTGTGGTTGTAACAGTGCTAAAGCTGCAATGCTTGCACAATCTGgcaaacacagccacacacacacacacacacacacacacacgtttaaaacacaaaccatgCATGCATCGCCCACCAACCACAATGTGACACATGCAGGTAGAGACACATCGCCCCTTCAGAGCTGTTATCAAGGAAGCTCAAGaacttttattttccatcaGGGGGGCGACAGTTATtaacacatttgtatttttgttgtatttcagGCAATGGAGGTAAACAAGTATTGAACAAATATTGGAACTGAGGCCGAATTGGACAAGTGGAAAAACTCACACAAGGCTGCCATCTAGTGTTGAAAAAACAGGCCAGCATGCTGAACTTTAGACAGGTCAGGTGATTCCGTATCTTGGTGATTCAACCGTTTTAAGAGCAAAACCTTTAACAATCTTAAAAgggtgaataaataaattcctTGAGGGGTGACTCGATAAACATGACTGATTTTATTGTTCGTTAAGTCAATGTTGGCACCGAGTTGCCTCCAGATAAGcctctgttttattattaatggtGAAATTATTTGCTTTAAGAAGATGACAATCGATATAAGTCAGTCAGACGCCAAAGCAAAGCAACGACGAGCCCTTTTCCTGCCTTTGTGAGGTCTGTGCAAACAAAGTGAGCAAGAATGAACACGAGAGGCGTTTGGAGGAACTTCAGAACCGTCCACGTCAGACTGAGGAGTTCTTTTCCAAAACACGATTAAACACATTTgaggggaaagaagaagaaaagacaaaaagaatgAGGTGACAGATCTCATCCTTAACACTTGGAAAGAGATgttgaaaatatcaaatcaaaatcagTATCAAAATACTGTGATTACTTTGGACAACTTATTGAGTTTTTAACCTCTGAGTCGAGTTCAAATAGTGGCgtcaaattgtgatttttaaaTTATAGCCCGgatcattaaaaacactttaaccATCTTTTTGAAGCAACAGCTGAAATTGGTTAATTTAAGGTTTATTTCAAGGGAGATGATCACAAAACGACACGAGGAAACTGTGAAGCCCCTCGAGGGTTTGAGAGTAAAGTCACTTGCGTGGGCTGCGGAGGAAATGAGTTtcctgttgtgttattttgtgttgagGTTATTCTTCACAACCAACACCCTCAATACACACCTTCACCTAGTCGTGAGGTCTACAAGAAACatctgatattattattatggctCGGATCTGCCACTTGGTTTTAAGAAGTTCTCTAAGTCATAATGATGAGAAACTAACTAACTCATAATTCTGATCTAATCTCATGAACAcagatgatgaaaaacaataacCAGCAGAAACAGAAGCGGATGAAgtctcagtttttttattttatttgttccaAATCGTTCTAATCTGCTCTTTAATCGATTCTTACAGGTACAGAGAAAGTGAATACTGCCAAAAAACTATAACGACAACGAAGACAGAAATATAAACCAAAGGAAACGTGGgaaaaaatcatatttacagCAGCTTTATTCTTTTTGTAACAACCCTATTTATCAGATTTAACCCTTAATGAACTTTACAGATCATTGACTTCAGTGTGAAAGTAGATTATGTGTAAACATCCAAGAGCTGTTTGATTATTAGAAGAATACGAGTGTCCACAAAGTTCCGGTACATTAACATTTCCTGCAAAACCAAAACTTGTTCTtgttacacagaaaaaaactgttgttgacCAACTTAAAAAACGACATCCATTGGTAACAAACCAATTCTTCAAGTTTGTGCGACAAAGTTACATCAACACAATTTCTGACTTTAATTTTGGAAAAACGTATCTGGAGAAGTATTTTTTCAGTGTATGGTTCGACTCAGTCAGGAAGAACTGTACAATGatgcaaagaaacacacacacaaacttttaaaacacacacaaacactcgccATGTGTTACTTTCTCACACACGTGCAAACAGTGATTCACAGCTAGTCCGCACAGTAGTGagtcagtctcacacacacacacactttaactgCAGCTATACTGGTTTGTTTTGTACTTCCTGTAACTCACAAGATGTGTTATGTTTTAATGCAGTTTCTATATATTCTGTTTttacattattgttttattttgaattgttgtttttaaacttgctatataaataaacttgactaTTTAAACAGCTTAACCTGTcctgaaaaatattaaaatcagttACTTGCTTATTTTTTTACTGTGCTGAAGTCTTTTGCAGTTTAATAAACTTTTATATTGAAGGAGACATGAGGCAGCTGTTGTAGGAGAGTATTTAGAATATATCCCTATTTCAGTCAGAATACTTCAAACAGCAGAGCAGAAGCAAATCAAAAAGCTATTTATACACAATctatatgtaaaaaaatatataacatatcaCTCTATTCAACACAGGAGAATTGATCTGACCCCAATGTGATGGCAGAAGACACATCCACAAACTCTTCTCTGATCACAGTGATTACATCGATAGTTAAGGCTGTAAGTGTAAAATCTATATTGTTAAATAAGGTGGTTTTAGTTCTGTTTACTTTGAGTCTACCAGTGAGTCAGCAGCGTCGGCCCCGGCTCCGTGGAACGCTCTGCTCCCGTCCTGTGGCACGGTGCTGAGCAGATAGATCAGACTCCGAGCTCGGCTGGACCCTCATCAAAGGAGCGGTCCAAATCAGTCTGGACagaaagaggggggggtggggagatAGTTGGTCAGCCAGGCCCGGTTTGTCCCAGGGGACAAACCGGGCCGAACCAGACCGAACAGTTCCACCGGGAACTGTTCGGTCTGGAATGCTTTCACAGCTGAGATTTCATCAGTAAAAGAACAAGCACTTTGTGTAAATCGCTCATTAGGTGATGAAAGCCTCTGATCCTGTTTGGGTACGTGTAGCAAATCAATTCTTCTCTTGAGCTGATACATGTGTGTCTTTTACGATACGATCATCAATCAAACTTTTATTCAAGAGTAACTAAGGTTTTTAGAATAGTTTAAAGACACAGGAACCCACAACGCCCTGCTCAGATCTGAATACACCACATGTACACCATCGTAAAGAAGGAATTCTGCGGCTGGGATTAAGAGTCTGTCACACCTCCATGCACatgtgggagcagtgggagttATTCAGAGGTGGTCTGACGAGTTATTGCTGAGTGGACACATGCAGCCTACAAGCCAATTAGAGCAGGAGAGACCTGTGAGCAGAGCCTGGAGATCAGTGACCAGCAGGTGTCACCTTCTCCTCGGTTCTCCTCCCTCTAATCTCCACGGAGCAGTCAGTGTTatccaccgtgtgtgtgtgtgtgccggacCGGATGCTTGGCCTCCCTCAGCACTTCCTGTGGAGCGACGGGTTGAAAGGTGCCATGCAAAACATTTGCTTTCATGATTAAAAGGTTTTCATCTGATGTCAGctccccccacccaccccaccctcAGCCCCTATAGCTGTGCCAACGCAGCACCTTGCAGTCTGGACATCTCCATCCGGCCACGCCAAAGATCATAGACACAAATACTCCAGTGGTATTTTACTGGAAGAACCTCAGGCCTTTGGGCGCTGCTTCCCAAACTGGGAGTGAGGCAGGCGGAGGCTGAATTACGCCCCCACCTGCTCAGAGGAAAACCACCAAAGCTATTTTGTGGGCGGCTACTGGTTTGACTTCTGGCCGCAGACATCACAACTGGTCGGGCCACTGGCTGTGGGCTTCTCTGGAGCTGAGCGTCTCAGACATGCTTTGGTTTTACTTTCTTACTCTCAGTTTGAGGATTTCAGATTTTCACAATCTTAGTCTGAGCAAGAGTGTTTAACAGAAACACACCAGATACATCTTATAGTATCTGatcacacacacccccacacacacatattgttttattaatattaaatcgaTTTCAGGATATATGAGTAAAACGCCACGGGTGAAgcaaataaaagggaaaaattAAACGTCCTGtcattttgaataaaattgGGGATTTCTCTGTGTTGGATCATTGTTGGAAGCGTTTAGGATAATGCCAGTATGGACATTATAATAAAAAGTTATTGCACTTTATTCCTTTAAAAGAAACTACAGAATGAATGAGGTCAAATAACCCAAAGGAGGCATCACAGCTGCGTCTCTCTTTCCCCTCAATCTGAATCACATCACAGTAGAAGCCTTTGTGGAAATATgggaagtatgtgtgtgtctttacagtaaagtgtgagtttgtgtgtgtgtgtggggggggggggggtgttgcatTCAACTTTGAACCCCGGCTCCTCCTCGTCACTGCTCCCATCTCCCAGATCCCGTAATGCGGAGGATTAGCCCGAGAGAGAAGGTCTTTTCTTCCGGCTGCTAACTCCAGACAATCGGCACAACCACTTGTTATTCAGCTCAGGACTCGGCGAGATGGAAACAGAAAGAACTTGAGCAAAGACTTTCAGACGACGAGGAAAGTCTCAAGAAAACCGGAGCCTTATTTCCTGAGAGAAAAATCTATTTTCGCAGCGATGCGTCTGTCTCCTCTGACCACAGATACTTGAGCAAGCTCTGGTCCCACACAACACCATCAATCACGTGCAAAACTGGTCAAGACTGCCCGCGACAGTCTCATGAGTAAGAGAtgtgcggggggagggggggggggacacaagcATGATTGAGGCCTTTGTTGTGTGCAGCCCATGTGGGAGAAAGCTGTTTT from Platichthys flesus chromosome 22, fPlaFle2.1, whole genome shotgun sequence includes these protein-coding regions:
- the LOC133933648 gene encoding B- and T-lymphocyte attenuator-like isoform X4, yielding MMLIWKLTAGFTRVPSMRPHPWCTVLHVSLWAALVLTLTTDSEDSECIPYLKVRRHTTYETSHGRELIINCPVELCNKSVPTVIWFKQLNGTYKPISIGSSSHIRTEWKEVNHEWASLLIFQKILSNDSGLYQCQMKYDVSHGIRVSVHGGDQNTTKNNTKALEPLWMYMSCAAGIVGFVTVVIVITVGSMQCCKGKSKKGTQGECQYATIHMAERPLSCGGPPPGPRASPSAPPSRLSAPNELTSPGPLVYSQVKGDNKRTRGAAEDGSGVVYAALNHQLPPGAAARPRRSEECSEYAAIRVASTRINHR
- the LOC133933648 gene encoding B- and T-lymphocyte attenuator-like isoform X1, whose product is MLHLEELIWKLTAGLDRVPSMRPHPWCTVLHVSHGAVLVLTLDPDSEDSECTPYLKVRRHTTYETSPGRELVINCPVEFCNKSVPTVTWFKKLNGTSKPISVGSSSHIRTEWKGLNHEWASLLIFPKILSNDSGLYRCQMEHDVSHNIRVSVHGGDQNTTKNNTIPKTSDPEALEPLWMYMSCAAGIVGFVTVVIVITVGSMQCCKGKSKKGTQGECQYATIHMAERPLSCGGPPPGPRASPSAPPSRLSAPNELTSPGPLVYSQVKGDNKRTRGAAEDGSGVVYAALNHQLPPGAAARPRRSEECSEYAAIRVASTRINHR
- the LOC133933648 gene encoding B- and T-lymphocyte attenuator-like isoform X2 codes for the protein MMLIWKLTAGFTRVPSMRPHPWCTVLHVSLWAALVLTLTTDSEDSECIPYLKVRRHTTYETSHGRELIINCPVELCNKSVPTVIWFKQLNGTYKPISIGSSSHIRTEWKEVNHEWASLLIFQKILSNDSGLYQCQMKYDVSHGIRVSVHGGDQNTTKNNTIPKTSDPEALEPLWMYMSCAAGIVGFVTVVIVITVGSMQCCKGKSKKGTQGECQYATIHMAERPLSCGGPPPGPRASPSAPPSRLSAPNELTSPGPLVYSQVKGDNKRTRGAAEDGSGVVYAALNHQLPPGAAARPRRSEECSEYAAIRVASTRINHR
- the LOC133933648 gene encoding uncharacterized protein LOC133933648 isoform X3: MLHLEELIWKLTAGLDRVPSMRPHPWCTVLHVSHGAVLVLTLDPDSEDSECTPYLKVRRHTTYETSPGRELVINCPVEFCNKSVPTVTWFKKLNGTSKPISVGSSSHIRTEWKGLNHEWASLLIFPKILSNDSGLYRCQMEHDVSHNIRVSVHGGDQNTTKNNTKALEPLWMYMSCAAGIVGFVTVVIVITVGSMQCCKGKSKKGTQGECQYATIHMAERPLSCGGPPPGPRASPSAPPSRLSAPNELTSPGPLVYSQVKGDNKRTRGAAEDGSGVVYAALNHQLPPGAAARPRRSEECSEYAAIRVASTRINHR